The Oceaniferula marina region ATATCACCAACGCCCAGACCGTGGGTGTATTTGTGAAATTGGCGTGGTTGCTTTGAACTAACAGGGAGGACTTTCCATGCTTGTTTGGATGCGTCCGTATTTTTGTCGCTCGGAATAGCCAGCGTTATTTGACCGTGACTGAATGCGAGTAGTTCCGGCCGCTTGTCTCCAATGACATCGACAAGTTGCGGGGATTCATTGCAGATGTTTTTTTGCCCCGGATGGTGTGGACAGGATGCTTTTTGATTGTCAGCCGGGAGTGGTTTTTTTCCAGGGTTTATGGCCCACTGGCTGTCTTCTCCGGGAAGTCCGACGTTGATGAGATCCATCCATTTGTCTTCGGTGAGGTGGAGAGGGAAATTAAAAAAGTGTCGGGAGTAGCCAGAGAGGCCGGGGCCTTGGATGGGTGGATAGATTACGGGAGCGTAAGCATGGCTTTGTTTGAATTCGGGTCCCTGCCACCAGAGGGGGCCGGCAATGATATCCATATGCCCGTCGGCATTGAGGTCGCCGATGGCAGCTCCTTCACTGACGTATTTGTCGAGAAGGGTGAGCTTGGTGAATTTGACCTCAGTAAGTGGTGGGAATTTTGGAGTGCCATGGGCCGGAGCAAGCAGAGAGAGCGAGGTTGAGGCAACGGCCAGAGCTTTGCCTAGAGTGCTTGGTGAAATGTTGGTGAGTGATCGGAACATGGTGATGTGACGGGGGGGGAGTTTAACTCAGGCTTTAGACTGAGTATTTTGTATCAGCTTCAATAAAGTCTGAGCGGCGGCTTCGGCAAAAGCCGGACTATTGATTTCCTCGTCCATGAAAGTGACCGGAACCTTGGCGTGTTCGGAGATGGCAGAGAACAGTGCTTTGTCGGCGTCGGGGTCATGAAAATCTTTTCCCTCAGCATTGATCACGCTGAGAGCTTTGCGTGGAATCAGAATCTGGGTAGGTGCAGGGTTGGCGTTGGCTTTCTGCGCGAGGATGCGGCCGATTTTGGCATTTTCTTCGGCAGATGTGCGCATCAGGGTCACCTGTGGATTGTGGATGTAGAATTGGCGGTCGGCGTATTGTCCAGGCACAGAATCCCGTTCCCCGAAATTGGCCATATCAACACAGCCCGGCGCGATCACGGCGGGTACTTGCGCCTTGCTCATGGCATCCATGCGCTCCGGTCCCGCAGATAGGGTGGCTCCCACAACTTCATCGGCCCATTCGGTGGTGGTGAGATCGAGCACGCCGCTGACCATGCCACTTTCGATCAGCGATTCCATCGTGCGTCCTCCGGTCCCGGTAGCCGCAAATACGAGCACTTCGTATCCAGCTTCTTCGAGGATGGGTTTGGCGTGGTTGATGCATTCGGTTGTGTTACCAAACATGCTGGCAACGATCAGAGGTTTTTCGCTGTCATTGTTTTGTTTGGTTTCCACCATGCCGCAGATGGCTCCCGCGGCCCTGGAAAACATCATTTTGGAAATTCGGTTCAGCCCGGCGACGTCGACGATGCTCGGCATCATGACGATGTCCTTGGTCCCGACGTAGTGGGCGGTGTTACCGCTCGCCAGAGTGGAGACCATGAGTTTGGGGAAGCCGATCGGTAGGGCACGCATCGCTGCGGTGGCTAGCGCAGTTCCTCCGCCACCACCGAGTGAGATGATGCCATCGATTTTGCCTTCGCTGACAAGCTTGGATACAAGAACTGGTGCGGCCTTGGACATCGCAACCATGCAAGCGCCCCGATCTTGTTGATCGATTAGTGCTTGGAGGTCCAGCCCTGCAGCCTCGGCGATTTCGTAGCGGCTGATATCCGGGGTGATCTGTGGGGTGCCGCCCGTTCCGAGATCGATCAACAACACCTTGTGACCTCGGGTATGAATTTCTTCAGCGAGGAAGGTGTGTTCTTTTCCTTTCGAATCGAGGGTGCCGATGACTGCGATGGTGGCCATGATTTGATTAAGCTTTTCGTTTGACTGGGATGGATTTGAACTGGCGGGTC contains the following coding sequences:
- a CDS encoding FG-GAP repeat domain-containing protein, with product MFRSLTNISPSTLGKALAVASTSLSLLAPAHGTPKFPPLTEVKFTKLTLLDKYVSEGAAIGDLNADGHMDIIAGPLWWQGPEFKQSHAYAPVIYPPIQGPGLSGYSRHFFNFPLHLTEDKWMDLINVGLPGEDSQWAINPGKKPLPADNQKASCPHHPGQKNICNESPQLVDVIGDKRPELLAFSHGQITLAIPSDKNTDASKQAWKVLPVSSKQPRQFHKYTHGLGVGDINQDGLTDILEKSGWWEQPKDWDRQSPWKHHPYPFAPQQGGAQMYCFDINGDGLNDVVTALNAHRYGLAWYEQIKHGGKIHFKAHTVMTDKLDGNPYGVCFSQPHAMASADIDGDGIRDIVTGKCYYAHNGKDPGAEDPAVLYWFRTTRHPDGKTELVPYLIDDDSGVGRQISAGDLNGDGKVDIAISNKKGVFAFIQQ
- a CDS encoding Tm-1-like ATP-binding domain-containing protein produces the protein MATIAVIGTLDSKGKEHTFLAEEIHTRGHKVLLIDLGTGGTPQITPDISRYEIAEAAGLDLQALIDQQDRGACMVAMSKAAPVLVSKLVSEGKIDGIISLGGGGGTALATAAMRALPIGFPKLMVSTLASGNTAHYVGTKDIVMMPSIVDVAGLNRISKMMFSRAAGAICGMVETKQNNDSEKPLIVASMFGNTTECINHAKPILEEAGYEVLVFAATGTGGRTMESLIESGMVSGVLDLTTTEWADEVVGATLSAGPERMDAMSKAQVPAVIAPGCVDMANFGERDSVPGQYADRQFYIHNPQVTLMRTSAEENAKIGRILAQKANANPAPTQILIPRKALSVINAEGKDFHDPDADKALFSAISEHAKVPVTFMDEEINSPAFAEAAAQTLLKLIQNTQSKA